From Desulfuromonas soudanensis, the proteins below share one genomic window:
- a CDS encoding YceI family protein codes for MKNIVVSISTIIALALPAFAFASTWTIDPDHTNIGFKVRHLMISNVKGSFDKHTGTVEINDKDITKSRVEISIDTNSINTNVPKRDEHLRSADFFDVDKFPAMTFVSKKVARAGQDRLEVTGDLTLHGMTREVVLDVDGPTKESKDPWGVIRKGATATTKINRKDFGLVWNAALETGGVAVGDEITITLEIEMMKK; via the coding sequence ATGAAAAACATCGTCGTATCGATCAGCACCATTATCGCCCTGGCCCTCCCTGCCTTTGCCTTCGCCTCAACCTGGACTATCGACCCCGACCATACCAATATTGGCTTCAAGGTCCGGCACCTGATGATATCCAATGTGAAAGGGAGTTTCGACAAGCATACCGGCACCGTTGAGATCAACGACAAGGATATCACCAAGTCCAGGGTGGAAATCAGCATTGATACCAACTCGATCAACACCAACGTCCCGAAACGGGATGAGCATCTGCGCAGCGCTGATTTCTTCGATGTCGATAAATTTCCAGCAATGACCTTCGTTTCGAAAAAAGTTGCCAGGGCCGGTCAGGACCGCCTGGAAGTTACTGGCGACCTGACACTTCATGGCATGACCAGGGAAGTCGTTCTCGATGTTGACGGGCCGACCAAAGAGAGCAAGGACCCCTGGGGCGTTATCCGCAAGGGCGCGACGGCCACGACCAAGATCAATCGCAAGGACTTCGGCCTGGTCTGGAATGCTGCTCTGGAAACAGGCGGGGTGGCCGTGGGCGATGAAATCACAATCACCCTGGAAATCGAGATGATGAAGAAGTAA